A single genomic interval of Daucus carota subsp. sativus chromosome 1, DH1 v3.0, whole genome shotgun sequence harbors:
- the LOC108204795 gene encoding L-type lectin-domain containing receptor kinase S.6, producing MPSNSKILFWVLVILFIFTTLFTSFTFSTPLVNKDFTFLGDAHLKNASLILTQEAPSCSSSMSSPYASGVGRAFYKYPIRFLDFSTNNVASFTCKFSFRIDPSAPYCAFGDGLAFLITSNVDSVSLSDGYMGLPQSNALDSFLAVEFDTSFNANLGDINENHVSVDFNSLLSVATVDSLARGIDFRSGRKMSVWIEYSHSEKVIRVWVGYYGFLRPLSPLLVGNVDISKNFKEFMHVGFSASNGRGSAFHVVDEWRFRTSDLESSMVVDRFTDELEECLICFPGEDSSTSMNVDDSDHLGQKHKSPLQVALVVGGLVLSVISVIGFLRLFFMFLQQRKRDVAIKCSERRVSKIQANKVPKRLSLTEVRSATKGFSRKRIIGAGASAVVYEGLLPSLGSVAVKRFNEVKRTSALYNRFTNEFGTMVGCMRHKNLVQLLGWCCERNELVLVYEYMPNGSLDRTLHSRSRATKLLTWERRIYVVLGIASALAYLHEECEKQIIHRDLKTSNIMLDAEFNPKLGDFGLAEVNEQSSKAREVTLPAGTMGYLAPEYVYSGVPSLQTDVYSFGVVALEVATGRRPVNDDGTVLTDSMWDMWEKRNLMAAADPTLTGNFNRVEMERIILVGLSCVHPNYERRPSMGEVVRMLRGEAPLRKLPTTKPTVRIRALSENSEDMIQFNEGLDGTPWSTPRTHLSKT from the coding sequence ATGCCTTCAAACTCAAAAATTCTCTTCTGGGTACTTGTCATCTTGTTCATTTTCACCACCCTTTTCACCTCATTCACTTTCTCAACCCCTTTAGTCAACAAAGATTTCACCTTTCTTGGTGATGCACATCTCAAGAATGCCTCCCTTATTCTCACACAAGAAGCACCCTCATGTTCTTCTTCAATGTCCAGTCCTTATGCTTCTGGTGTTGGGAGAGCTTTCTACAAGTACCCAATAAGGTTTCTTGATTTTTCCACCAATAATGTTGCTTCTTTTACGTGTAAGTTTTCATTTAGAATTGACCCTTCTGCTCCTTATTGTGCATTTGGTGATGGCCTTGCATTCTTGATCACATCTAATGTTGATTCTGTCAGTCTTTCTGATGGTTATATGGGTCTTCCTCAGTCTAATGCTCTAGATTCTTTTCTTGCTGTTGAGTTTGATACTAGCTTTAATGCTAATCTTGGTGATATTAATGAGAATCATGTTAGTGTTGATTTCAATTCTCTTCTTTCGGTTGCTACTGTTGATTCTTTGGCTAGAGGGATTGATTTTAGGAGTGGGAGGAAAATGAGTGTGTGGATTGAGTATAGTCATTCGGAGAAAGTGATTCGTGTTTGGGTTGGTTATTATGGGTTCTTGAGGCCTTTAAGTCCTTTACTTGTTGGTAATGTTGATATTTCTAAGAATTTTAAGGAGTTCATGCATGTTGGGTTTTCTGCTTCAAATGGCAGAGGTTCTGCATTTCATGTTGTCGATGAGTGGCGGTTTAGGACTTCAGATTTGGAGTCTTCGATGGTGGTTGATAGATTTACGGATGAGTTGGAGGAGTGTTTGATCTGCTTCCCTGGGGAAGATAGTAGTACTAGTATGAATGTTGATGACTCGGATCATCTTGGTCAGAAACATAAATCGCCACTACAGGTAGCCCTTGTTGTGGGTGGCTTGGTGCTCTCTGTCATTTCTGTCATTGGATTTCTTCGTCTGTTCTTCATGTTCTTGCAACAGAGGAAAAGAGACGTTGCTATAAAATGCAGTGAAAGGCGAGTAAGCAAAATTCAGGCCAATAAAGTACCAAAAAGGTTGTCGCTGACTGAAGTTAGATCAGCTACCAAAGGATTTAGCCGGAAGAGAATTATTGGTGCAGGAGCATCAGCAGTTGTCTATGAGGGGTTACTCCCTTCTCTTGGTAGTGTCGCGGTCAAGAGGTTCAATGAGGTAAAAAGAACTAGTGCTCTGTATAATCGGTTTACTAATGAATTCGGGACAATGGTGGGGTGTATGAGGCATAAGAACTTGGTTCAGCTTTTGGGATGGTGCTGTGAGAGGAATGAACTAGTGTTAGTTTATGAGTACATGCCTAATGGGAGCCTTGACAGGACTTTACACTCTCGCTCTCGAGCCACAAAACTCCTCACTTGGGAGCGCAGGATATATGTAGTTCTTGGGATCGCTTCTGCACTTGCATATCTACACGAGGAGTGTGAGAAACAGATAATTCATAGAGATTTAAAGACTTCTAATATCATGCTTGATGCTGAGTTCAATCCCAAGCTTGGAGATTTTGGCTTAGCAGAAGTCAATGAGCAGAGTTCTAAAGCAAGAGAAGTGACTCTGCCAGCTGGAACCATGGGATATCTTGCTCCCGAGTATGTTTACTCTGGTGTTCCGTCTCTTCAAACAGACGTGTACAGCTTTGGCGTGGTTGCTCTGGAGGTAGCAACAGGGAGGAGGCCTGTCAATGACGATGGGACTGTGTTGACTGATTCAATGTGGGATATGTGGGAGAAAAGGAATTTAATGGCTGCTGCTGATCCTACACTCACGGGGAACTTTAACAGGGTGGAGATGGAAAGGATCATCTTGGTTGGGCTCTCTTGTGTGCATCCGAATTATGAGAGGCGACCTTCAATGGGGGAAGTAGTGCGAATGCTAAGAGGGGAGGCACCATTGCGTAAACTTCCTACTACCAAGCCAACTGTGAGGATTCGGGCTTTGAGTGAGAATTCTGAAGATATGATACAGTTTAACGAAGGGTTGGATGGCACGCCGTGGTCTACCCCCAGAACTCATTTAAGTAAGACCTAG
- the LOC108204796 gene encoding F-box protein SKP2A isoform X1, with the protein MIIKKDILLKKCILDVEPTLRSQSRSCQVASLRLLILFLTRTHLLSERERERAVYNNTHKKEQLTQHNLKKDHRIKKCILLSDKMVAGGGMKISGGGAINEWKDIPMELLLRIVSLVDDRTVIVTSGVCSGWRDAVCWGLTRLSLSWSKKNMNNLVLSLAPKFSKLQVLVLRQDNSQLQDNAVQAIANFCPDLQDLDLSKSFKLTDCSLYALAHGCPNLTKLNISGCSAFSDTALSYLSDYCRKVQTLNLCGCVKAASDSALKAIGYNCTRLQYLNLGWCENVGDIGVMSLAYGCPDLKVLDLCGCVLITDASVVALANNCLRLQSLGLYYCQNITDRAIYALAHTRVKNKQSVWESVRNRYEEEGLKSLNISQCTALTPPAVQALCDSCPALHTCPGRHSLIISGCLNLTSVHCACAFQAHRATGNVQAH; encoded by the exons atgataataaaaaaagatatcctcttaaaaaaatgtatactTGATGTAGAGCCCACTTTAAGGTCCCAGTCACGCTCGTGCCAGGTGGCTTCCTTGCGTCTCCTAATTCTCTTTCTTACCCGTACGCATCTCctgagcgagagagagagagagagagctgtTTATAATAATACACACAAGAAAGAGCAGCTCACACAACATAACTTGAAGAAAGATCATAG AATCAAGAAGTGCAttttgttatcagataaaatggTTGCTGGTGGGGGGATGAAGATAAGTGGTGGTGGAGCGATCAATGAATGGAAAGACATTCCAATGGAGCTTCTGCTGCGGATTGTGTCGCTCGTTGATGATCGAACAGTGATTGTTACTTCGGGTGTTTGTAGTGGCTGGAGAGATGCTGTTTGCTGGGGATTAACTCGGTTGTCCCTTTCTTG GTCCAAGAAGAACATGAATAACTTGGTGCTATCTCTGGCTCCTAAATTCTCAAAACTGCAAGTTTTAGTTCTCCGTCAGGATAACTCACAGCTGCAGGATAATGCTGTTCAGGCTATTGCAAACTTTTGTCCTGACCTGCAGGATCTAGACCTAAGCAAGAGTTTCAAACTCACTGATTGCTCCCTATATGCCTTGGCTCATGGTTGCCCTAATCTGACAAAGCTCAACATCAGTGGGTGCTCGGCATTCAGTGATACTGCTCTCTCATATTTAAGCGATTATTGCAGAAAAGTTCAAACATTAAATCTCTGTGGATGCGTCAAAGCTGCATCTGACTCTGCCTTGAAG GCTATTGGATATAATTGTACTCGGTTGCAGTATCTTAACCTGGGGTGGTGTGAGAATGTTGGAGATATAGGTGTTATGAGTCTAGCTTATGGGTGCCCTGATCTAAAAGTACTTGATTTGTGCGGTTGTGTTCTTATAACAG ATGCGAGTGTAGTTGCTTTGGCAAACAATTGCCTTCGTTTGCAGTCTCTCGGTCTCTACTACTGCCAAAATATCACAGATAGAGCAATCTATGCCCTTGCTCACACTCGAGTGAAGAACAAACAGAGTGTGTGGGAATCTGTGAGGAATAGGTACGAGGAAGAAGGGCTTAAAAGTTTGAACATCAGTCAGTGCACAGCTCTTACTCCTCCAGCTGTGCAAGCCTTGTGTGACTCATGTCCTGCACTTCATACATGCCCAGGAAGACATTCGCTGATCATAAGTGGGTGTCTCAACTTAACGTCTGTCCACTGTGCCTGTGCATTTCAAGCTCATCGCGCGACCGGTAATGTTCAGGCTCACTGA
- the LOC108204796 gene encoding F-box protein SKP2A isoform X2 — protein MVAGGGMKISGGGAINEWKDIPMELLLRIVSLVDDRTVIVTSGVCSGWRDAVCWGLTRLSLSWSKKNMNNLVLSLAPKFSKLQVLVLRQDNSQLQDNAVQAIANFCPDLQDLDLSKSFKLTDCSLYALAHGCPNLTKLNISGCSAFSDTALSYLSDYCRKVQTLNLCGCVKAASDSALKAIGYNCTRLQYLNLGWCENVGDIGVMSLAYGCPDLKVLDLCGCVLITDASVVALANNCLRLQSLGLYYCQNITDRAIYALAHTRVKNKQSVWESVRNRYEEEGLKSLNISQCTALTPPAVQALCDSCPALHTCPGRHSLIISGCLNLTSVHCACAFQAHRATGNVQAH, from the exons atggTTGCTGGTGGGGGGATGAAGATAAGTGGTGGTGGAGCGATCAATGAATGGAAAGACATTCCAATGGAGCTTCTGCTGCGGATTGTGTCGCTCGTTGATGATCGAACAGTGATTGTTACTTCGGGTGTTTGTAGTGGCTGGAGAGATGCTGTTTGCTGGGGATTAACTCGGTTGTCCCTTTCTTG GTCCAAGAAGAACATGAATAACTTGGTGCTATCTCTGGCTCCTAAATTCTCAAAACTGCAAGTTTTAGTTCTCCGTCAGGATAACTCACAGCTGCAGGATAATGCTGTTCAGGCTATTGCAAACTTTTGTCCTGACCTGCAGGATCTAGACCTAAGCAAGAGTTTCAAACTCACTGATTGCTCCCTATATGCCTTGGCTCATGGTTGCCCTAATCTGACAAAGCTCAACATCAGTGGGTGCTCGGCATTCAGTGATACTGCTCTCTCATATTTAAGCGATTATTGCAGAAAAGTTCAAACATTAAATCTCTGTGGATGCGTCAAAGCTGCATCTGACTCTGCCTTGAAG GCTATTGGATATAATTGTACTCGGTTGCAGTATCTTAACCTGGGGTGGTGTGAGAATGTTGGAGATATAGGTGTTATGAGTCTAGCTTATGGGTGCCCTGATCTAAAAGTACTTGATTTGTGCGGTTGTGTTCTTATAACAG ATGCGAGTGTAGTTGCTTTGGCAAACAATTGCCTTCGTTTGCAGTCTCTCGGTCTCTACTACTGCCAAAATATCACAGATAGAGCAATCTATGCCCTTGCTCACACTCGAGTGAAGAACAAACAGAGTGTGTGGGAATCTGTGAGGAATAGGTACGAGGAAGAAGGGCTTAAAAGTTTGAACATCAGTCAGTGCACAGCTCTTACTCCTCCAGCTGTGCAAGCCTTGTGTGACTCATGTCCTGCACTTCATACATGCCCAGGAAGACATTCGCTGATCATAAGTGGGTGTCTCAACTTAACGTCTGTCCACTGTGCCTGTGCATTTCAAGCTCATCGCGCGACCGGTAATGTTCAGGCTCACTGA
- the LOC108204797 gene encoding U-box domain-containing protein 28-like has product MLDHLDSIVNHGSTHCRDLLFRVHEFTKLSAENRDFIAKYEGFVPAIVEILSNDSEVEVIELVMKVLELIIQEDSRIKRQLHDLIFRNKRDCLYPFVLLLEKGNFKAKISSAKVLESIASTMNSQTTMFENQALLTGLYKLVSLETNQTARAAGLSSLIAVSQSRNVKTKLVRLGIVRTGGKILSNQETEVAVIEKVMKVLEIVSMCPEGRTAICIDDGCLKAIITRLMNVSVTATEHGIGVLWSVCYLSGDRMANQALVKSNGDRKVVLVMQSKCSGSVRLMCGDLVKLFQANSKPWLKSYETRTTRVS; this is encoded by the coding sequence ATGCTCGATCACCTCGATAGCATTGTCAATCATGGTTCTACACATTGCAGGGATTTGCTGTTCAGAGTACATGAGTTCACAAAGCTGTCTGCTGAAAACCGCGATTTCATTGCAAAGTATGAAGGATTTGTTCCGGCTATTGTTGAGATTTTGAGTAATGATTCGGAAGTTGAAGTTATCGAATTGGTAATGAAGGTCTTGGAGTTGATTATACAGGAAGATAGTAGAATTAAAAGACAGTTGCATGATTTGATCTTCAGAAACAAGAGAGATTGTTTATATCCGTTCGTTTTGTTGCTCGAGAAAGGGAATTTCAAGGCGAAGATTAGTTCTGCGAAAGTGTTGGAATCAATTGCATCGACGATGAATTCTCAAACAACAATGTTTGAAAATCAGGCCTTGTTAACAGGATTATACAAGTTAGTGAGTTTGGAAACGAACCAGACAGCTCGTGCTGCTGGTTTATCGTCATTGATCGCTGTTTCACAATCGAGAAACGTAAAAACTAAGCTCGTCCGTCTCGGAATAGTCCGCACTGGAGGGAAAATACTCTCCAATCAGGAAACAGAAGTTGCAGTTATTGAGAAAGTGATGAAAGTGTTAGAAATTGTGTCGATGTGTCCAGAAGGCCGAACAGCGATTTGCATAGACGACGGATGCCTAAAGGCGATCATAACAAGGCTGATGAATGTATCAGTAACAGCCACGGAGCATGGCATTGGAGTATTGTGGAGCGTGTGTTATCTCTCCGGTGACAGGATGGCGAATCAAGCATTGGTCAAGAGTAACGGAGACAGGAAGGTGGTGTTGGTAATGCAGAGCAAGTGTTCAGGTAGTGTGAGACTAATGTGCggggatctggtgaagctgttCCAGGCTAACTCTAAGCCATGGCTAAAGAGTTACGAAACCAGGACAACTCGTGTTTCATAA